Below is a genomic region from Phycobacter azelaicus.
TGGCGTCAAGGAAAAGGACGTCGCCGAAGCCGCTGCCATGTCGCCGGTGATCGCCTCTGTCATGGCCCCGGGCGGCATCATCGTCTCGGGCCAGCCTTTGGTGGGATTCGAGGAGTTGGACGGACCCCAAGGCATCCCCGAGGGCCGCTACATGTTCTACCGCGCCTAAGCGGAAACGGCATAGAGAACCGGCCCCGGCGCAGGCTGCACCGGAGCCTTTTTCATCCTGTTAGATATCAAGCCACCCGCTGACCACGAGCAAACACACCCTGCAGGGCAGGCACACCGGCGCGCATGGCAAAGCGGATCAGATCCGCGCGTTTGCCAATCTCCAGCCGCCCGCGATCCTCAAGACCCACCGCCTTGGCCGGGGCGCTGGTAACGGCGGCGAGCCCCCGCGCCATATCGCCCCAGATCTCTCCCAAACGCGCGGCGGCCAAGAGCAGCGCGGCCGGGACATAGTCGGAAGAAACGATATCGAGAAGGTCCAGCTCGGCCAGTTCTTGTGCCGCAACATTGCCCGAGTGCGACCCACCCCGGATCAGGTTCGGCGCCCCCATCATCACCTGTATGTCATGGGCATGGCAGGCTCGGGCGGCCTCCACGGTAGTGGGAAACTCGGCCAGACGGATGCCGTGACCGGCGGAGACGGCGACCTGATCCTCGGTGGTGTCATCATGGCTGGCCAGCACCGCACCAAAACGCTTTGCGGCCTTGACCGCCTCCACCTCGTGCAGGTCGCCATAGGTGTCGCGCATGGTCTTGAGGTTCGCGATATGCTGCAAAAAGGCATCGTCATCGAACCCGTGCTTGCCCTTCACATAGGCCTCGAGTTTCGAAATATCGCGGAACTGTCGCTGCCCCGGCGTGTGGTCCATCAGTGACACCAGCCCGACGCGGTCTTCATCGCCAAACGCATTGAGCTCCTCCACCAAGGTCTCCGAGCAGACCTCGGCGCGCAAATGCAGGAAGTGGCTGATCTTAAGCGCATCCTTGGCGCGCAGTTCCAGAAGCTCGCTGGCAAGGCTGCGGGCGTATTGACCATAGCGCGCTTCCTTGGCCTTGATCGAGCCCACGCGCATCGCATCAAACACCGTGGTAATGCCGGTGCCGGCGAGTTCCGCATCATGGGCGATGATCGCAGCGGCATGGGGCCAATCCACCTTGGGGCGGGGCTGGATGTGGCGCTCCAGATTATCGGTGTGCAGCTCGATCAGGCCGGGGCTGACGATATCACCGCCGCAATCCACCGCACCGGCGGGCACGCCCGCACCCTCGGCCATATCCGTGATCTCTCCGTCCTTGATCCTGAGGCTGCCGGTGCGGGTTTCACCGGGCAGGACAAGGGTGGCATTGGCAAGGATCATCTCTTGTGTCATCTGGAGTTCACATCTTTCGAGGTATTGGAAAGGCCACGTTTAGGAGGCCAATGTGACATTCACGCGATACGCGATCTATTTTGCGCCGCCCCACGGGGCGGACTGGAGCCGTTTTGGTGCCAGCTGGCTGGGCTGGGATATGGAGACCGGGGAGGCACTGCCGCACCCGGAGGTCGAAGGGCTGGACGTGGCCGCGATCACAGCAACGCCGCGCAAATATGGCCTGCATGCGACCATGAAACCGCCGATGCGACTGGCAGAGGGATACACACAGGCCGATCTGGAAACCGCCTGCGCCGCGCTGGCCGCCACGCGGGCCCCGGTGACGCTGGACGGTTTGCAGCTGACACGGCTGGGCCGTTTCCTTGCGCTGCGCCCGGTGGGAGATGAAAGTGCGCTCAATGCGCTGGCCGCCGCCTGCGTGCGCGACCTCGACCCCTTCCGCGCGCCCGCGCCTGAGGCGGAACTCGCCCGCCGCCGCAGCGCGGGTCTCAGCCCCGCGCAGGACCAGAACCTTGTGACCTGGGGCTATCCTTACGTACTGGATCAGTTTCGCTTTCACATCACCCTGACTGGCAAACTGCCCAAGCCGGACCTGCCCGACGTCGAAGAGGCTCTGCAAGCGCATATGAACCCGCTCTTGCCCACGCCCTTTGTGATCAATGATCTGGCGCTGATGGGCGAGGATACCGAAGGGCGCTTTCACCTGATCCACCGCTACGCCCTGACCGGCTGAATCGCGGCGCGCGCGGCCATGATCGCCGTAGCCAGATCGCCGCTGTTGTCGATCTCCTGCACCTGGGCCAGCCCCGCAGGCAAAGGTTTGCCCGCGCGGGCAAGTCGACGCTGCACCTCAGCGGCATCTTCGCGCCCGCGCGCCGCCAGACGGGCGGCAATCACTTCGGGGCGGGCGGTGACCGAGAGCACGCGAAAATCGTCAAAGGCCTCCTGCGCGTTCAGCAGTACCCCGCGTGAGAGGTTGACCAATACGGCGCTCGCCCCGACGCGCAGGCTCTCGATCTCTCTTGGAATGCCATAGTGCAGCCCATGGGCAGGCCAGTGCAGTGCAAAGGCCCCCTTGCGAGCAAGATCAAGAAACTCTGCTTCGGAGACGGGGGTGTAGTCTTCGCCCCCCGCCTCGGGCGCGCGGGTGATCACCCGGCGCATCAGACGTACACCGGGGTCGGCCTGCCGCAGTCCCTCCATCAGGCTGTCCTTACCGACGCCAGAGGGGCCAACAACGGCAATCACCGGCCCCTTGTTCGCGCCCATGCTCATGCCGCGGCCCTTGGCGTGAAAGCCGAAACATCGACGAAGCGGTCGCAGACCTGCTCGCGCGCGGCCTCGTCATGGAAAATGCCGACTATGGCCGCGCCGCGCGCCTTGGCCCCTTCGATCAGCCCCAGAACCGTGGCGCGGTTTTGCGCATCAAGGCTCGCCGTGGGCTCATCCAGCAACAGCGCCGGATAGTCATAGGCAAAGCCCCGCGCGATGTTCACCCGCTGCTGCTCCCCGCCAGAGAAGGTGGTCGGGCTGAGGCTCCAGAGCCGTTCGGGAATGTTGAGCCCTCCCAGAAGGGTCGCTGCCTTGTCCCGCGCGTCCTCGATCGGGGTGCCCACCGAAAGCAGTGGCTCTGCCACCACATCCAGCGCGGGCACACGCGGCACGACGCGCAGGAACTGGCTGACATAGCCGAGCGTCGTGCGGCGCAAGTCCAGGATCTCGCGCGGCTCGGCCTGTGCCACATCGGTATCGCCCACCATGATGCTGCCCGAAGCGGCGAGATAGTTGCCGTAGATCAGCCGCATCAGGGTCGATTTCCCGGCCCCCGAAGCCCCAATCAGGCCGACGCATTCGCCGGGTTTGACAAAGAGCGTGGCGCCCTCCATCACCGGGATCACGGCGCTGCCCTGATTGTGCAGGGTGAAGCTTTTGCTGACGTTTTGAAGTTCGATCATCCGTTTACCCTCACACCTGCAACACGCTGGAAACCAGCAGCTGCGTATAGCCATGTTGCGGATCGTCCAGCACCTGATCGGTGAGACCCGTTTCCACCACATGGCCGTCCTTCATCACCATCAACCGGTCCGCCAGAAGGCGCACCACCGCCAGATCGTGGGTGACGATAATGGCGCTGAGGCCCATCTCGCGCACCAGCCCCCGCAAGAGATCCAAAAGCCGCGCCTGAACCGAGACATCGAGGCCCCCGGTGGGTTCATCCATGAAGACCAGCCTTGGCCCGGTCACCAGATTGCGGGCGATCTGAAGCCGCTGCTGCATGCCGCCGGAAAAGGCCGAGGGGCGGTCATCAATGCGGGCATCGGAAATTTCCACCCGGCCCAGCCAGTCAGCAGCGCGGGCGCGAATATCGCCATAGTGACGATCACCGACCGCCATCAGCCGCTCACCGATGTTGCCCCCGGCCGAAACCGACATGCGCAAGCCATCGCGGGCGTGCTGATGCACAAAGGCCCAGTCGGTGCGCCCCAGCATCCGGCGGGCAGGTTCCGACATGGTGACCGTATCCACCGGCCCGTCGGCGCGGGTGTCAAACACCACCTCTCCCCGATCCGGCGCCAGATGCCCGGCAAGGCAGTTCAGCAAGGTAGACTTGCCCGAGCCGCTTTCGCCGACGATGCCCATCACCTCACCGGGATAAAGATCAAAGCTCACATCGGTGCAGCCGATCCGTGCGCCATACATCTTGGCGACGTCTTTCACTTGCAGCAAAGGGGTCATGCCGCGGCCTCCTCTCCCAGGCGGCCCACATGACCTGCCTCGCGCCGCGAACGGCAGTAATCGGTATCCGAGCAGACAAACATCCGGTTGCCCGCATCATCGAGGATCACCTCATCCAGATAGCTGTCCTCTGCCCCGCAAAGGTCACAGGGATGGTCCGCCTTGCTGGCCTCAAAGGGATAGTCCTCGAAATCGAGACTAACCACCTTGGTATAGGGCGGCACCGCGTAGATGCGCTGCTCGCGGCCCGCGCCGAACAGCTGGATCGCGGCCATCTCCATCTTGGGGTTGTCGAACTTGGGGATCGGCGAGGGGTCCATCACGTAGCGATCCGAAACCTTCACCGGATAGGCATAGGAGGTCGCGATGGCCCCGTGCTGGGAGATGTCCTCGTAAAGCTTGACGTGCATCAGGCCATATTCCTGAAGCGCATGCATCTTGCGGGTCTCTGTCTCGCGCGGCTCAAGGAAGCGCAGCGGCTCCGGGATCGGCACCTGATAGACAAGGATCTGATCTTCGGTCAGCTCCGCCTCGGGGATCCGGTGGCGAGTCTGGATGACGCTGGCCTTTTCGGTTTCCTCGGTGGTGGCGACCCCAGCGGTGCGCTCAAAGAACTTGCGGATCGACACTGCATTGGTGGTGTCATCGGCGCCCTGATCGATCACCTTGAAGGTATCCTCGGGCGTCAGCGTCGCGGCAGAGACCTGCACTCCGCCGGTGCCCCAGCCATAGGGCA
It encodes:
- the phnL gene encoding phosphonate C-P lyase system protein PhnL; this translates as MIELQNVSKSFTLHNQGSAVIPVMEGATLFVKPGECVGLIGASGAGKSTLMRLIYGNYLAASGSIMVGDTDVAQAEPREILDLRRTTLGYVSQFLRVVPRVPALDVVAEPLLSVGTPIEDARDKAATLLGGLNIPERLWSLSPTTFSGGEQQRVNIARGFAYDYPALLLDEPTASLDAQNRATVLGLIEGAKARGAAIVGIFHDEAAREQVCDRFVDVSAFTPRAAA
- the phnN gene encoding phosphonate metabolism protein/1,5-bisphosphokinase (PRPP-forming) PhnN, whose amino-acid sequence is MSMGANKGPVIAVVGPSGVGKDSLMEGLRQADPGVRLMRRVITRAPEAGGEDYTPVSEAEFLDLARKGAFALHWPAHGLHYGIPREIESLRVGASAVLVNLSRGVLLNAQEAFDDFRVLSVTARPEVIAARLAARGREDAAEVQRRLARAGKPLPAGLAQVQEIDNSGDLATAIMAARAAIQPVRA
- the phnK gene encoding phosphonate C-P lyase system protein PhnK, whose protein sequence is MTPLLQVKDVAKMYGARIGCTDVSFDLYPGEVMGIVGESGSGKSTLLNCLAGHLAPDRGEVVFDTRADGPVDTVTMSEPARRMLGRTDWAFVHQHARDGLRMSVSAGGNIGERLMAVGDRHYGDIRARAADWLGRVEISDARIDDRPSAFSGGMQQRLQIARNLVTGPRLVFMDEPTGGLDVSVQARLLDLLRGLVREMGLSAIIVTHDLAVVRLLADRLMVMKDGHVVETGLTDQVLDDPQHGYTQLLVSSVLQV
- a CDS encoding alpha-D-ribose 1-methylphosphonate 5-phosphate C-P-lyase PhnJ, whose amino-acid sequence is MSDYNFAYLDEQTKRMIRRAILKGLAVPGYQVPFASREMPMPYGWGTGGVQVSAATLTPEDTFKVIDQGADDTTNAVSIRKFFERTAGVATTEETEKASVIQTRHRIPEAELTEDQILVYQVPIPEPLRFLEPRETETRKMHALQEYGLMHVKLYEDISQHGAIATSYAYPVKVSDRYVMDPSPIPKFDNPKMEMAAIQLFGAGREQRIYAVPPYTKVVSLDFEDYPFEASKADHPCDLCGAEDSYLDEVILDDAGNRMFVCSDTDYCRSRREAGHVGRLGEEAAA
- a CDS encoding alpha-D-ribose 1-methylphosphonate 5-triphosphate diphosphatase, giving the protein MTQEMILANATLVLPGETRTGSLRIKDGEITDMAEGAGVPAGAVDCGGDIVSPGLIELHTDNLERHIQPRPKVDWPHAAAIIAHDAELAGTGITTVFDAMRVGSIKAKEARYGQYARSLASELLELRAKDALKISHFLHLRAEVCSETLVEELNAFGDEDRVGLVSLMDHTPGQRQFRDISKLEAYVKGKHGFDDDAFLQHIANLKTMRDTYGDLHEVEAVKAAKRFGAVLASHDDTTEDQVAVSAGHGIRLAEFPTTVEAARACHAHDIQVMMGAPNLIRGGSHSGNVAAQELAELDLLDIVSSDYVPAALLLAAARLGEIWGDMARGLAAVTSAPAKAVGLEDRGRLEIGKRADLIRFAMRAGVPALQGVFARGQRVA
- a CDS encoding DUF1045 domain-containing protein, with the protein product MTFTRYAIYFAPPHGADWSRFGASWLGWDMETGEALPHPEVEGLDVAAITATPRKYGLHATMKPPMRLAEGYTQADLETACAALAATRAPVTLDGLQLTRLGRFLALRPVGDESALNALAAACVRDLDPFRAPAPEAELARRRSAGLSPAQDQNLVTWGYPYVLDQFRFHITLTGKLPKPDLPDVEEALQAHMNPLLPTPFVINDLALMGEDTEGRFHLIHRYALTG